TTATCCCAAGGGTTTTGGAAGAGAAGGAAAAACCTGTTATACTGGATTGTAGGATAGTTGAGGATGAAAACGTTTTTCCAATGGTTCCTGCTGGGGCTTCTCTTGACCAGATGCTTGAAGGTATAGCGTAGAAATATAATACAACCCGAGGTACAACAAATGAAAAATAATAAAGAAAATTATTCTTCTCATCTTGTAATTTTAACTGTGGAAAATAAGACTGGTGTGCTTGCAAGGATAGCTGGTTTATTTTCTGCAAGAGGTTATAATATAGATAGTTTATGTGTTTCAGAAACTGAAGACTCCTCTATATCAAAAGTTACTATGACGGTAAAAGGTGATGAAAGGATACTTGAACAGATTTATAAACAGTTAAATAAACTTATTGATGTTATAAAGGTACAAGATTTGACTGACGGAGATTTTATAGATAGAGAACTTGTTCTTATAAAGATTAAAACCTTAAATCCTGTAATAAGGCAGGAGATAATGCAACTTGCTAACACTTTTAGAGCGAAAGTTGTAGATATAGGTAAAAAATCTCTTACTCTTGAGGTTGTAGGAAAGGTATCAAAAATTTCTGCAATGATTGAGTTGCTCAAAAGTTATGGGGTTAAAGAGATAGTGAGAACAGGTAGAATAGCCCTTCCGAGAGAGTTTGGGCAACATAAAAAATAATTGTTTACAACAATACGAGGAGGAATAAGATGGCTAAGATATATTATGAAAAGGATGCAGATTTAAAATACCTGGAAGGTAAGAAAGTAGGGGTTTTAGGGTATGGAAGTCAAGGAAGAGCGCACGCATTAAACCTTAAAGATAGTGGAGTTGATGTAATAGTTAGCGAGTTGGAAGGTACAGATAACTATAAATTGGCTGTAAAAGATGGGTTTTCACCTATGAAAATTGCTGATGTTACAAAAGCAGCAGACGTTCTTATGGTGTTGGTACAAGATAATCTTCAGCCAATATTATACAAGAATTGTATTGAGCCAAACCTAAAAGAAGGGCAAGCTCTTGGGTTTGCTCACGGTTTTTCTATCCTTTTTAATCAGGTTGTGCCACCCAAAAACGTTGATGTTTTTATGGTTGCGCCAAAAGGTCCTGGAGATTTGTTGAGAGACCAGTTTGAGCAAGGTAATGGGGTACCCTGTCTTGTTGCTGTAGAACAGGATTTTACAGGTAATGCTCTTGGTATTGCACTTGCCTACGCAAAAGGGCTTGGTGGAACAAGGTGTGGTGTGGTTCAAACAACCTTTAAGGAAGAGACCGAAACAGACCTTTTTGGTGAGCAGGCGATTCTTTGTGGTGGAATCAGTCAGTTGATTAAGTACGCATTTGAAACATTGGTTGAAGCCGGCTACCAGCCAGAGGTTGCTTACTATGAAACATGTCATGAGTTAAAACTTATTGTTGACCTGATTAATTCAAGAGGTATACAAGGAATGAGAAAAGTTGTAAGCGATACTGCTGAATATGGTGATATGGCAATAGGTCCTATGGTTATAGATGAGAATGTAAAAGATAATATGTGGGATGTCCTTGAAAATGTGCAGAACGGGAATTTTGCAAAAGACTGGATTACTGAAAATCTTGTAGGCAGACCTGTTTTTAACGCTTTGCGCAGACAGTCAGAAGAGCATCTTATAGAGAAGATTGGTAAAAAGATGAGAGATATGATGCCCTGGCTTAAAGGAAAATAAATAAAAATATTTAGTCTTGACAAATGTAAAATAAAAAGATATAACT
Above is a genomic segment from bacterium containing:
- the ilvN gene encoding acetolactate synthase small subunit, with the translated sequence MKNNKENYSSHLVILTVENKTGVLARIAGLFSARGYNIDSLCVSETEDSSISKVTMTVKGDERILEQIYKQLNKLIDVIKVQDLTDGDFIDRELVLIKIKTLNPVIRQEIMQLANTFRAKVVDIGKKSLTLEVVGKVSKISAMIELLKSYGVKEIVRTGRIALPREFGQHKK
- the ilvC gene encoding ketol-acid reductoisomerase — translated: MAKIYYEKDADLKYLEGKKVGVLGYGSQGRAHALNLKDSGVDVIVSELEGTDNYKLAVKDGFSPMKIADVTKAADVLMVLVQDNLQPILYKNCIEPNLKEGQALGFAHGFSILFNQVVPPKNVDVFMVAPKGPGDLLRDQFEQGNGVPCLVAVEQDFTGNALGIALAYAKGLGGTRCGVVQTTFKEETETDLFGEQAILCGGISQLIKYAFETLVEAGYQPEVAYYETCHELKLIVDLINSRGIQGMRKVVSDTAEYGDMAIGPMVIDENVKDNMWDVLENVQNGNFAKDWITENLVGRPVFNALRRQSEEHLIEKIGKKMRDMMPWLKGK